The Rhodoferax ferrireducens T118 DNA segment GCGGCGATGCCGTCGGCGTGCAGCATGTACCAACCGTTTTTATGGGTGGGCTTGCCGTTGGTGCTGAAACGGTGGATTGCGCCGTCGTCAACGATTTCGGTCGGTGGTGTCAGTCCCGCCGCCGAAATGGCCTGCCTGAATTGGTCGATCAGGTCGTTCATACGCAGCCTTTCAACGCAATGCCCAACAGGATTGCAATGGCATACGGCGCGGACTGGATCAACCAATAGGCGAGGGCATGAAGAGCGGTTTTCATGGCTACAGCCCCCAAGCTGCCATCAGCTCTTTGCGTTTGGTGTGCAGCGTCTCGACCAATTCGCGGATTTGGGTATCGGTCTTGCCCGAGATGCGCGCCGCATTCAGCGCCTCAATCTCATTGGAGGGCCAACCGACGGCGCGCGGCCCCAGGCTGACGGGTTTGGTCCACAAGCCCTGCGCAATGCGCAGGTAGATGGTGGAGCGGGAGTAGCCAGATTGGGTTTTGGCGGCTGGGATACGCAGTATGGTGGTCGTCATGTTGGGTCCTCTTTGACGGGTATGGAATGAACTCAGACGCAAGTTTGGTTGGGCGTTTTGGGCGACAAAAGGCCCACGCGGCAGCTTGCTGCGAGCTGTGTTTCAGAGGGAAAAGAGGGGCGAACTGCCTGGAACAAAACCGGGCCAACGGCGTGCTCTCAGGCGTGAAAGTTGGGCGAAAACTTTCCGCCCAACTATTTCAAGATTTCATGCGTTTCTTGATGGTGCTGGGGTCGCGGACATGTACTTTGTCCGCCTTGGCGATTTGCTGCGAATACCAAACGTCTGATTTTCCCGGACTCTTCTTGAGCAAAGCCCGGTATGCCTTCTGCCAGGCGACGTACATGGCCTGCGTGTCGATCTTGCG contains these protein-coding regions:
- a CDS encoding helix-turn-helix transcriptional regulator, with translation MTTTILRIPAAKTQSGYSRSTIYLRIAQGLWTKPVSLGPRAVGWPSNEIEALNAARISGKTDTQIRELVETLHTKRKELMAAWGL